Sequence from the Amaranthus tricolor cultivar Red isolate AtriRed21 chromosome 1, ASM2621246v1, whole genome shotgun sequence genome:
tattttcagatgatCCCTTCCTTTCTGATGGTAGCCTCTATTTATAgcgatgaagaaggaaattaTTTCAGAGAGGAGGTTGATCATCATGGGGGTAGTGGGCAGTTATCAGCCTTGGAGGAAGGAGAACCATGCAATGAGGGATAAGTGGGAAGTTGGGTCAATCTGGAGGTTACTTTCCTGGAAGTTAGGGTATTTTGAGGGTTATTTGCTCATGGGCCAACTAAGGAGTTTGGAGAATTCAGGAAAAGCTcattgactaaaagtcaaggtcaatacGAAAAGTCAAAGGGTATTAgggtaatatgacattaataatttaaataaataaataaattagataaGTGATACCATGACAAGGATAAAGTTACAATTTGTGTAGAGAATTATAGAATGAACACAATAACAGTATCTTCATTTTCTGCTTTTTAGAATAACTTGCATTCTATTAAGTTTTAGCTCATTTTATATGAGATCATTTTACTGTGAGACGGATccatataattagcttatttttttaaatgatcaatttaaaattatatgtgattatttagcactataaatatacataaGTCAGTCAGcttaataaataatttcatttaagaatttgtgattaagTTTTTAGTCTTGGGTATCCTGAGCAAATTTATGACCACATTACGAGCTTAGGGCCAAACAGTCAACCCATTTGTCATCATTTTGCAATATGCAATTTTGAAGATATAGAGAGGTAAAATGaaccataaattaaaaaaaaaaataaacatacaaTCTAGTCTAGCTATTCAAAATAATTGTTCATTTACTAACAGAAATTTGTAACGTTCCTAGGCTACCATTTTTACATAACTTTATATACTTCTTAAAATTATGTAACTTTGTTTAACAGgaagtaataaattattttgtgaaaactcattatttttttactggtatgttcagaaaataaagagttttgtatttttattttgtataagaTTGAACACAATTGAAGCATAAATCACAAGATTGGTGAAGATTTCAAATCAAAGTGGAATGAGCAATAAAGAAGTCTATGTAAACACTTATAAGAAGCTAAAATGTTAGTCCAAGTGCCAATAAACTTAACAATGACGATAACTTTAATCATATTATCGAATCTTTTTTATCATGTATATCGGAGGATGATGGTGAAGATGTGTCAAGTGTGAGTGGATTAAGGTTTGAAACAATACATGAGGTGTTTAACATGGAGCGTTTGAGGTTCCATTGAAGCGAAGAACCAGTCAAGGCATGGGAAAGTATGGTGCTCGATTAAGACAACAAGGATTCGAGGTCAGAAGCTGGATCATGGGgactgctcgttcgagcatatGCTCGCTCGTCCGAGCAGTGTGTATTGAGGCTGGCAGAATGTGCAGGAAGAccctgctcgttcgagcatgtAACGCCCTGCCATTTTTATGAtgtcattaattattattattattatcacttttggatattttataaatatattaaattattttgagttaGTCTTAATATATTTCATTcacatacgaatttaaatattgacatatttagattaaaaatgaatttgCGATTACTAAACCaaagaggttcgaattaaaattattatttaaatgtaTGAACAAAACGAATGTAAGTTTTTCTTAGTCGCGCCTTGTGAGAAAATTAagctagaaaataaataaattacataattaaatgagttaggttttatttttaagtgagACCAAACACTTCCCTAATCTTATGAGCCGTCATTCGccttccttctcttcttctctCCTTTCTCCCTCACTCATGGCTGATCACGAACACCACCACCATCAGCGGCAGCCCAGCCACACAGCAGCAGGCCTCAACATGAAATGACTATGAGTAATAAGGAAAGGTGCTATCCTTGAAATTAGTAGTGGTGTGGGCTTTCATGTTATGTTTttggtggtgtattagtttTATTGATTCTTGCTATGGACAATGGTTAAaaagtgttatctttgaacatgaaatgactagggtttggatttagagatgaaattactaatgatgtgtgttttatgctatattttggtagtgtgatgattgattaaataaccttaaaagttgttttaagacttagtcgattggttattgttatgataactagtaatggtgatgattttagttgactatgaaagtgattttggttGCTAAATTAGGAATAATAGTTGCTACTTGTTGTGCTTTGATTGTTgcgaattacaagtactcttattaggttgttattgaagtcataatgcataataTTATTTAGCTAAGagtataatgtcaacttatcgtcgatggttgctaaagttacttgtcgtgttattttgattatggaTCTTTCTAGCTttagagaatgtaacaaatgatatcgcgattcgataactctaagatttgccttatcgtcGTATAAGCGTTATATTAAAGttgtaaggcttagttgtgattgattatttttgggtaacgcaaaccgatatactcaaaattagttgatgaaaaaaaacaattcacatatgcttttactcttaaattggtgaaaagacttatgttgtgttgagttaatgattttgacttgtattaaatgagttgtgtgcgtgctagagtaatcgaaaactcatgttgaatgagTGATAGTTGTCACTTGggcatttagttggtatgacaaagtagttaagagaacttattagttctattcctaacttgtataggttcatagttcataagaggaaagttaGAACCTTAGTTATAGTCCATTGCGTAGTTTCTGGATGTACGATCGTAAGAATAGTTCTTTTGTATCCGTTAAACCAATGCGTCAACACTGGAACCAAGATCGTGCTGGAATTAGTGAATTGATgagccgacgatgattcattccgCCGTGGCATCTTTTGGAGGGCTTTGATACGTTcgattagtttagttgaattacTCTATTTATCGATCTACATGATATCCTCAATTTCAGTAGAGATGCAGTCAAAATTTTCACTCACTCATCCTTTTTAGCTAGTCTTTAAcggttttgttttataatttttttcatttttctttttatgtaacactaGAATTCCCTCTCATCCttcacgattttggtttcgtttaaggggctggaaattcaggggtgttacaaagCAGGCCTGTCATAGGCACTCCAACGATCTTTTTAGCAACGTTTTGGTCATTCAATGTGTTAATTACtctattatttattgtaatgtttattgttgtGGTTATTATCATAGTTAATTTTGTGATGTTATTGTGCTTTATGGTGCATTGAAGTGTGATTCTAAGAATAATGCTTTCCTTTCTCTATAAAATGGAGCATCATTCATAGAACAAAGCATCACAAAGACATATTGTTGAGAGCTAtacattgttagaaacttgagagtgttcttactttgtaTTAGCATTTAGTGATCTTGAGaggattgttctcaagataagaaTGGTTTATTACACTGTAatataattgttgaattcaatctAATAAAAcacttttgtttatttgtgCTTATtacttttatattgtttttcattgttgaacctctttaagGCTTTCATTTCATAAAATTATCAAAGGTTTAACCATATTGAGAGGGTAGAAATCTAAACATCAAATTCTAAAATAAGACATATTTGATCTTTATGTTATATGTAGTATAAGTTTTAGAACTTGTAGGATTAGTCTAAGGTTCCAAAGAGTTAATGAAAGATGTTTGAATTTTACGGATTGTGATAAACCTAGGTGGGGAATAAACTATTTGTAGTTCAACCTCGTGCATGATTGGCTACGTTTGGTCCATTGCAATTCcgcataaaatttattttgtttttaattctttGAGACACATTTAAACAAAAAAGGGGCAAACTCTTTATTCACCCTTTAAAGGGTTTCGATCTTCTATtgaacctttaatttttttataacatGAAACGACGTTTGTCGTAAACTATCTACTCCAAAAGACAAATCATGTCAAACGTAGAAAAGTAGACAATAAGACGACCTTGATAATGTAGTAATTTCATTACTGAGAACTGAGTTGACTCTTCAAAGTCAATTTTGTCATGAAACGATTCTTATCGTAAACTACTTTAAAAGCAAAAGCGTGTCAAACGGAGAAAATTAGACAATAAGACGGCCTTGAAAATGTCATAATTCGAGCATTGAGAGAGGAGTTCATTCTTTAAAGtcaattttgtgttttaaattttttcaaatatGAAATGACTTGTCTTAAACTATCTATTCCAAAAGTCAAACCATGTTAAACAAAAAAAGTAGACAATAAAACGATCTTGATAGTTTAGTAATTTAATactaatattttcttttatttatatataaattctaAAATGAAAATGTCAATAGCCTTATATAGTAAGACGGTATAATATAAGaccaattattatttaaaaaattattctttcaATGGTCAAATACTTGAACGGCCAAGTAAAAGTTCCAACCACGTCATCAAACATAAGACCCCACGTAAAATAGCCTTCTTAATCAGCGGTCCAAATTCCATCTTAGAAACAAATCCAACGCCGCAAAGTACTCCAATTCTTACAGACATCTTTTTCTTCTCTCCCCAGTGTCTTCTATTAATCCACCAACAAACAAACCCTTCTGTCTCTTACCATTTCTTTGCATCCTTTGTTTCTCTCACTAGCTCTTCCGTTTTTTTCTCTCTGCTGTCGCCGCCGCCGTTATTTTCGGCGGCGATTATCTATCTCCGGCGTCCTTTCGCCTTTACCCATCAACCCTTCCCTCTCCTCTCTTTATTTCTctctttaaaaaattaaaaaacgaaaaaatttCATCGAAATTCCCTCAAGAAAAGCTCTTTTAACGATTTCTAGTTTTTATAGTGAATCGATTTGCTTATTGTTCAATAATCAGAGGAGAGGGAAGTGGGTTTTATCTAaatctaaaaaagaaaaaaaatctgaaaatttcGAAAAccaaaaaaccctaatttattttccccgtattttaaggttttagggttttttctGGAGCAAAAAAATGTCTCAAGTCCAGCTTCAGTTGAATGGCGCTGTTCCACCTGTTTCCACCGCGGCTGTAGGTGGTGGAGCCCCTAACAATGCTGGGGTTGTTACGACATCGTTGTATGTCGGAGATTTGGAGACGAATGTGACTGATTCacatttgtttgatttgtttagTGGCATCGGTCATGTTGTTTCGGTTCGGGTATGTAGGGATTTGAGTACCCGCCGGTCACTTGGATATGGGTATGTCAATTATGCGAACCCACAAGATGGTGAGtcatgattttgtttgatttatgtTTCTGGGTTTATTTTGATAGATTGGTTGCTTTTTTGATTATGAAATGGCTTTATATTTTGATGGATTATTGAATTAGTTGTTTTTACCAGgcaatatttttcatttaaaattaaatgtgaATGATTCATTAGTTTAATACATTATTGAATAGAATTGGTCTGACTGTTTGAGCTGAATTCGTTGGGGTAACATTTGTGGATggaaaatttgtgttaaatttGACTATGTAATTCATTAAATTTAGGGCTCCTTAACTGAGTTAAATTTGATCCTGACTAAAAGTGCCTTGAAATCAAATTCAACTTATCAAATTACTTTGATTTTCGCGATTTGATTGCATTGAGGTAACATAGCCGATATTTTGCCTTATAATGTGTGTGGTGTTGGTGGCAGCTTTGTTCTTGTTGGAGAAATAGGAAGGCTATGATCTTAAATCTAATGTTTTGCTTGCTTGCAAGTTTCTGTTTTTGTTAGTTTTCTAATGGGTTTCAGAATTTTGTATCTTTTCCAAGCTCTGAGAGTTTTTAATGTCCAATAAGAACTagttaaataatgaataatgaattatGCGGTTATGTATTACTGTgtttttatgaataatgaatgaatattCTCTTGATAGGGTTACCATTGCGATATGTATTTTGTGTGTGCATTGGCAGAATGAAAAAGCAATTTTTGATTGACAGAATGAGCATTGTTTCTTATCACAAACTAGACCAACAATAGTAAATGGTTTTCAATATGATAGGcttaattttttgtttctttgtaaTCTTGACAGCTGCAAGAGCTATTGATCTCCTGAACTTTACTCCTCTGATCAACAAGCCAATCAGGATTATGTACTCTCATCGCGATCCTAGTATCCGTAAAAGCGGAGCTGGAAATATCTTTATCAAGGTCAGAGTTTCTGCATATTATAGTAAACGATTGATCTTCTCTAGTCTTATTTATCGCCTTGTCGGTTCATTTCATGTTGTTTTTGTCttgttttttatttagaatttgGACAAGGCAATTGACAACAAGGCACTGCATGAAACATTTTCTACTTTTGGGACTATACTCTCTTGCAAGGTTGCTACTGATGCATCTGGACTGTCGAAAGGACATGGTTTTGTGCAGTTTGAGAGTGAGGAGTCTGCCCAAAAAGCAATTGAGAAGCTGAATGGAATGCTGTTGAATGACAAACAAGTTTATGTTGGGCCTTTTCAGCGTAGACAAGAAAGAGATAATGCAATTGACAAAACGAAGTTCACAAATGTGTATGTGAAGAATCTTGCTGAAGCAACATCAGATGATGATTTGgacagaatttttagtcaatatGGAAAAATTACTAGTGCTGTTGTGATGCGTGATGTAGATGGGAAATCAAAAGGCTTTGGATTTGTCaactttgaaaattctgatgatGCTGCCAATGCTGTGGACACTTTGAATGGGCAGGTGATTGAAGGGAAGGAATGGTATGTTGGTAAGGCTCAGAAGAAAGCCGAAAGGGAAGCTGAGCTGAAGCAACAATTTGATCAGAGTATGAAAGAGATGGTAGACCAATACCAGGGAAAAAACCTCTATATAAAAAACTTAGATGATACTATTGATGATGAGAAACTTAAAGAATTGTTTGCTCAGTATGGTACAATTACTTCATGCAAGGTGAGTACTATTTGTGATTGTATACTCcatgaatagaaaaattaaGAGCCAATATCATTTGTTAGAGTAAATCATGGGAGACCCTGTTCAGTGCTGTTCTATGTGCGTCTTACATTAGGCTTTTTGTTTGGTCTATAATTTTGAAGGTTATGCGAGACCCTAGTGGTGTAAGCAAAGGTTCTGGCTTTGTTGCATTTTCAACCGCTGAGGAGGCATCTCGAGCTGTAAGTTGATTTGAGCGTTTACTGGGAATGCTGTAATGATATATTCACCGATTGTATTGTTTTTACTAGTTATTGGAGATGAATGGGAAGATGATTGTTAGCAAGCCACTGTATGTTGCTCTTGCGCAACGTAAAGAAGACAGAAGGGCCAGGCTGCAGGTATTGTTTCTATTTCGATATGCTTCTGCCAACTTTGATTAGTGGTGTGATTCTGATTGCTTGGGAAGTGAAGTACCAGACTcttataatgtttttttgtgTGGAATGAGAAAAATAACACTGCTGCAGTTTTGGGAAACCTTTGGCCTAGAGTTGCAACAGCTTGTGAAGTTTTCTCCCTCTGCAGCACAAGCTCCATTATAAAGCACCTGGGAATGTGTTGTAAATGCTATCTCAAAGTTTTAATGTGGTTTGGAGCTAGTCAAAGGTTTACTTAAGGATGTTAGTTGCACAATCGTGGTGTTTTTATTTGCGTTTCATCTCATAttttccttttgtgatattgACAATTTGACATACAGACTTTCACTGTATGAGTAGCTCATGAAGTAGACTTCGGCCCTCTTAAGTTCTTACTGTTTGTTTGTTATTTGCGGTGGGGAGTGTTAAAGTGCTAAACTGAGgaaattgtaagtttttgtGCTGATATTAACCTCTTTATTTTGCAGGCTCAATTCTCTCAAATGCGTCCTGTTGCAATGACGCCATCTGTTGGTCCTAGGATGCCAATGTATCCTCCTGGTGGTCCTGGGATTGGGCAACAAATATATTATGGGCAAGGACCACCAGCTATGATTCCTCCCCAGGCAATCTTCTAATTCATTCTCTTTGTTGCACCTTATAAAAATAAGGCCACATTGCATCGCTTGCGttgtaaaagtttttaaaacaaaCGAATTGATATTTTCTACGTTGTAAAGGTGTGACATCTTCGTCTTGGGCTGTGTCAAAGGATATCTTGTGATTCGACCAATATTTAGGCATTACCATAACCGTATGGTCATAGTGCTTATGGGTTTGTTGTCCTTGTCCATATTTATGGCATATGAATTTTTTGATGTTGGAGATGTGTCCTAGGAACAAAAATGAAATACAATAACGTAAATGTTTTTCTCCGGTTCAGTTAGCTCCTATTTTAAGATAACTCAGTCAGCTTTTTATCTGATCTGATGTTCACTAGTCATGAATGGAGGAACTCACTAATGGGTtttgtttctgattttttattgcttttagCCCTTTGGATATCAGCACCAACTCATGCCTGGTATAAGAGGTGGTGGTCCAGTGCCAAATTTCTATATGCCCATGGTTCAACAAGGGCAGCAAGGGCAACGTCCTGGTGGGAGGCGTGGAGGCGGGGGTCCAGTCCAGCAGCCACAGCAGCCTATGCCTATGATGCCACAACAGgtgatttgtttttaatttttatttttaacatgcATTATCAAGGACTCTTTAATCGCAGGGCTTAATTTGATATGTTCTCTAATTCTAGATGATGCCAAGGGGTCGTTATCGTTATCCCTCCGCACGTGCACTGCCAGATGCTCCTATGCCAGGTGTCACTGGAGGTGTGCTCCCTGGTGTTCAATATGATATGGGTGGCATG
This genomic interval carries:
- the LOC130825237 gene encoding polyadenylate-binding protein 2-like, yielding MSQVQLQLNGAVPPVSTAAVGGGAPNNAGVVTTSLYVGDLETNVTDSHLFDLFSGIGHVVSVRVCRDLSTRRSLGYGYVNYANPQDAARAIDLLNFTPLINKPIRIMYSHRDPSIRKSGAGNIFIKNLDKAIDNKALHETFSTFGTILSCKVATDASGLSKGHGFVQFESEESAQKAIEKLNGMLLNDKQVYVGPFQRRQERDNAIDKTKFTNVYVKNLAEATSDDDLDRIFSQYGKITSAVVMRDVDGKSKGFGFVNFENSDDAANAVDTLNGQVIEGKEWYVGKAQKKAEREAELKQQFDQSMKEMVDQYQGKNLYIKNLDDTIDDEKLKELFAQYGTITSCKVMRDPSGVSKGSGFVAFSTAEEASRALLEMNGKMIVSKPLYVALAQRKEDRRARLQAQFSQMRPVAMTPSVGPRMPMYPPGGPGIGQQIYYGQGPPAMIPPQPFGYQHQLMPGIRGGGPVPNFYMPMVQQGQQGQRPGGRRGGGGPVQQPQQPMPMMPQQMMPRGRYRYPSARALPDAPMPGVTGGVLPGVQYDMGGMSIRDAALPPTPVGTLATLLANATPEHQRLLLGENLYPLVEQLEPEMAAKVTGMLLEMDQTEVLHLLESPDALKAKVAEAMEVLRNVAQQQQSSNPADQLAALSLNDNIS